Genomic window (Tardiphaga sp. vice304):
CCTTATTCCACAACACATTGAACATGGCGATCATCTGCTTTTCCCAAAAAAGCTGTTTGACCTCCTCTTTCGGCACCTCTCCCGCAGGCAAGCCGCCAACATCTGTCACAAAACGATCCGCCATTACTAACCCTTCCCGGTTTCACGGTACTGCTTTGGAGTTACCCTCAGCCATCTTACATCAATGGTGCGGGGCATCGCCCCTTTGTATATGCGCGCTGCTGTTCCGAAGCCAAGGCCGTATTCGGCGACGACACGGTTTATGTCGAACGGCCCTTTGAGGATTGCGCATGGTGATTTCATTACAAAAGTCTGCCGCCGTCGACGACAAGCGTCGTGCCGGTCGAAAAGCCTAGGTGAGTGGCGCAGGCTAGGATCGCGGCAGCTACGTCGTCGGCCGTGGCAACCCGCTTCAGCGGAGTGGTCGCACCAGTCTTGGCGTTGAAATCGGCGCCCCGCCCCGAAACGAAACCGGTATCAACTACGCTAGGCGACACGCCGAGCACGCGGATCTCGGGCGCAAGCGCGCGGCCGAGCGATTTTGTCATGACGTCGATCCCGGCCTTGGCAGCGCAATAAGCAATCGACGAGCCGGAACCACTTATGCCGGCGATCGAGGACACCGAGACGATCAGGCCGTCGCCTGAGGCTTTCAGCAACGGGGCGAAGGCGCGGATGGTGGCAACTGGCCGCGCCAGTTCACCGCAAACATGCGGTCGATCAGTTCGTCGTCGAGTGCATCGAGATCAGTATGCGGCACCGGTGTCGTGAAGCCGGCGCTGTTGACCAAAATGTCGAGCCGGCCATAGCGCGAAGTAATGGCGTCGCGCAGCGCCAACAGGGTAGCGGTGTCGGCCACGTCGGCCGCGAATGCCGCATGACCGTCGCCGGCCAGGCCGTTCAATACCTGCTTGGCAGCGTCAGCCTTGTCGGCGCCGACGCGATGCGTGACCGCCACGTGCGCGCCACAGCCGGAGAACGATCGCGCAGAAGCGTCGCCTATGCCGCCGCTACCGCCGACGATCAAAGCGACCTTGCCTACTAAAGAAATTCGATAAGACATCTCACCCACCCTGTCGGCAGCCGAGCGTTACGCATGGCCGATGCACCATGCAATTCGATCTACGCGACCTTCGCCGTGGCACCGACCCGGCCGAAAAATCCGACCACGACCGGCGCGAGCCGATCGTCGGGCACCCATTCGGCGATCGGAATCAGGTCGACGCTTAACTGGTCCTTGCGCAGCAGATGCAGCTCGGCGCCCGGGATCAGCTTTTGCACCTCGAGACCGGCAGTGATTGAGTGGGTCATATCGTTGCCGGGTAGCACGCACACAGGAAAGTCGATCGCCTTCAGGGCCGCTGCGCTCGCTCCCAGCATCGGATCGTTGACACCGCTTTCGAGTTCGGCCCGCCACCGACTCATAACTTCAATGAAGCGTTGCTGATCCCACGCCATGATCTCTGCGCGACGTGATGCATCGATTTCGATTAGATCCTTGAAATGGTCTGTGCGGCAGACCTCGTCCATGCCGCCTTGTTGTGCTGCTTCGACATATTGCGTGTAATAAACACGAGATAGCCGCTTCACCGCGAAGGCACCTCCGGTCACTCGCATCATTAGCAGGCCAGCGATGGCTTCGCGGTGGCGCAACGCCATAATAGTAGCGAGCCGGCATCCCGACGACGACCCGCCGATGATCAGCGGCGGTAGCCCGAGCGACCCCGCCAATGCGTACAAATCATCAGCCCAGATCTCAAACTCCGATCCCTCGCCGTCCAGCGACAGACTCGATCGACCGGTATTGCGGCGATCGTGAAGGAGCACCCGAAATCCCGCGTCGGCGACTCGCTCGGCGAGGCCCCTCACCTCATCCATGCTGCGTCGGGCCCCGGAGACCAGCGCCACCCAAGGACCGCTATTCCCTAGAACTTGGTAGTGCAGAGAAACCGATCTCACATTTACATGCGGCATGATGATGTTCCTGTATCGCTATCGCCCAGTGAAAATTGGCTTACGGCCTTCGCGCACTGCAGCCATTCCTTCGTCGACATCGGCCGTCCATTCCAGCGCCGCGCGCAGTTCGTCAGACAAAGCCCGTGCCGCAGCAAACCCCGAGGCTTCTCGTGTCCTGACAATCCGTTTGGTACCCTTTGTAGCCAGCGGACCATTTTCCGCGATAATGCGCGCCATATCGGCGAGCACCGCGTGAACGCTGTCGGACGCCACGATCCGATCCGCGAGCCCAATGCGCAGCATTTCCTCGGCATCGATCTCGCGGCCGGTGCACAAGAGATCGAGCGCACGCCCGACGCCGACGATTCGCGGGAGCCGGACCGGGGCGCCGACCCCCGGAAAGCCGCCCCATTTGGCCTCCGGTGACGACTGTGTGACGTGATCGCCGGCGATCCTAATGTCGCAGGCCAGGGCCAATTCAACAGCCCCAGCCCTTACCATACCGTTCAGTCCGGCAATGACGATCTGCGGCAGCGCTTCGATAGCGTCGAACGAGGCGTTGGCGAGGCGGATCAGCCGCAAAACCTCCTCTTTGCTTAGGCTGCACCGCAGCGCCGGTGTGAGGATGCCGGTCGAAAAACAGGAGGTACCTTCACCGGCGATGGTGAGAACATCGACATCGGGCCTGTCGGCCAGTGCTCCTGCTATGCACCCGAGTGCGATCAGAATGTCCCCAGTCAACAGGTTCAGCGATTCGGGCCGAGTAAAGGTTACCGACGCCACGCGACCCGCAATTTCGTAGTTCAAACCTTCGACCATCATCGCGTCTTTCCCGCCCACGGGCGTCAGCCGAGCAACTGCGTGAACCGCGCGGCTGACGCCTTCAGCTCGCGCACGATGTTGCCTGATGGCGATACATCCAACGAACCGGTCGACCCCACCGCCGCCAGACAGGCGACGAGATCGTGCTGGTGATCCAGCACCGGGACTGCGATCGCATCGAGTCCCGCGATCAGATCGCCGCTGACCAGGCTGAAACCCTTGCGGCGAATGTCCTCGACAAGCGCCGCAAGCTTTGCCTTTGCCAGCTTGCGCGACTGGAGGTTCGGTTGCGGCATCACCGATTGCACCGCGCACTCAAGGGTTGCGGACGGCAGATAGCTCGCGCAGATCAGCCCGAACGCAGATGTATGAAGCGGCAGAATAGAGCCGGGACGGATCACCACCGAGATCGGCCGGACAATGTCGAACCATTCGATCACCATCGGTCCCTGCGGCGTCCACACCCCCATGAAGACGGTTTCGCGGAGATCGTCCCTGAGCTTACTGAGCAGCGGGGTTCCAATCCTGACAATATCAAGTCGGTTCATAGCGACTCGACCGATCAGGCGCGCCGCGCCACCGAAATCGTAGCGTCCGTCGGCGGCACTTTGCTCGACGAAGCCTTCGCGGATCAGACTGACGAGATAGCGATGAGCTTTGGCCGGCACCAAGCCCGCAGCGGCCGCGAGCGCGCTTAGCGTCTGAGGGCCGTCCAGCTTGGCCAGAGTCTTCAGCAAATTGCCGGCGACCTCGACGGATTGCACACCGATCTGCTCGATGCGCGGCGCGGCGCCACCGATGTCGGCATCATCGTCGTGAACCGGTCGAGCTTTGCCTGGTTGGCGTACGGTCATGCCTGAACATTCCTTGGAGGCCAGCGCTGCAGAATCGCGGCCTGCGCGATCGAGAAGGCGTTGTTGAGAACGAAGCCAAACAAACCGACCAGCACCAGTAAGCCGTAGACTTGGCCGGATTGGAAATTGCGTTGCGCAGCGATCATCAACGCACCGATGCCTTCGATCGAAGTCAGTATCTCCACCAGCAGCGTAAGTACGATAGTGAGCGGCAGCGCGATCCTGATGCCAAGCAGTATCGCCGGGATCACGGATGGAATCACGATCAGCCGGACCCGTTCGAGCAGCGAAAGTCTGAACGATGTCGAGACATCCAGAAGAATCGGATGAATGTGCTGCACAGCCGACGATGTGTTGAGCAGGATTGGCCACATTGCCGAAACGGCAACAATAGTCAGCTTCATCCGCTCGTCGTAACCGAGAAACAGAATTGCCAGTGGCACAATCGCAGGCGGCGGCATTGCGCGGCAGAATTCCAGCAAGGGGCCGAGCGCTCTGCTGATGCGCGGCGATATTCCGATAACTACACCGATTGTGGCGCCTGCGACGATCGACAGCGCGAGACCGACAACAATGGTCTCGATGGTGGCTATACTGGCGCCGAGCAGCTTTCCGCCAGAGGCGATTTGCACCATCCCTTTCCACCAGGCCGAGGGCGGCGGAAAATACGGAGAGTTACCGGTCTGCAATAATTGCCAGGCGACGAGGCCGACGATCAGTGGCAGAAGTCCGCGCGGCGACGGCAACTCTGAAACCAGACGGCAGAGCGCG
Coding sequences:
- a CDS encoding alpha/beta fold hydrolase; the protein is MPHVNVRSVSLHYQVLGNSGPWVALVSGARRSMDEVRGLAERVADAGFRVLLHDRRNTGRSSLSLDGEGSEFEIWADDLYALAGSLGLPPLIIGGSSSGCRLATIMALRHREAIAGLLMMRVTGGAFAVKRLSRVYYTQYVEAAQQGGMDEVCRTDHFKDLIEIDASRRAEIMAWDQQRFIEVMSRWRAELESGVNDPMLGASAAALKAIDFPVCVLPGNDMTHSITAGLEVQKLIPGAELHLLRKDQLSVDLIPIAEWVPDDRLAPVVVGFFGRVGATAKVA
- a CDS encoding ABC transporter permease; protein product: MTGPRLRFAALCRLVSELPSPRGLLPLIVGLVAWQLLQTGNSPYFPPPSAWWKGMVQIASGGKLLGASIATIETIVVGLALSIVAGATIGVVIGISPRISRALGPLLEFCRAMPPPAIVPLAILFLGYDERMKLTIVAVSAMWPILLNTSSAVQHIHPILLDVSTSFRLSLLERVRLIVIPSVIPAILLGIRIALPLTIVLTLLVEILTSIEGIGALMIAAQRNFQSGQVYGLLVLVGLFGFVLNNAFSIAQAAILQRWPPRNVQA
- a CDS encoding enoyl-CoA hydratase/isomerase family protein, whose protein sequence is MMVEGLNYEIAGRVASVTFTRPESLNLLTGDILIALGCIAGALADRPDVDVLTIAGEGTSCFSTGILTPALRCSLSKEEVLRLIRLANASFDAIEALPQIVIAGLNGMVRAGAVELALACDIRIAGDHVTQSSPEAKWGGFPGVGAPVRLPRIVGVGRALDLLCTGREIDAEEMLRIGLADRIVASDSVHAVLADMARIIAENGPLATKGTKRIVRTREASGFAAARALSDELRAALEWTADVDEGMAAVREGRKPIFTGR
- a CDS encoding IclR family transcriptional regulator, whose amino-acid sequence is MTVRQPGKARPVHDDDADIGGAAPRIEQIGVQSVEVAGNLLKTLAKLDGPQTLSALAAAAGLVPAKAHRYLVSLIREGFVEQSAADGRYDFGGAARLIGRVAMNRLDIVRIGTPLLSKLRDDLRETVFMGVWTPQGPMVIEWFDIVRPISVVIRPGSILPLHTSAFGLICASYLPSATLECAVQSVMPQPNLQSRKLAKAKLAALVEDIRRKGFSLVSGDLIAGLDAIAVPVLDHQHDLVACLAAVGSTGSLDVSPSGNIVRELKASAARFTQLLG